The window AGCACCACCCAGTggtaacacaaaaacaaatcaaaaaagGTTCCTTTGTGATAACCTTTTACATAAATGATGACATAGTTTGATTCCTGTAAAGAAATATCAGCTTCTAATCACTGTTTCTTTGGTCTACACAGTAATAAAGACACAGCCTCATACAGAAATATGACTGCCGATTGTATTTATTCCACACTTATTCATCCCACTACACAACAACACAGTTCTTAGCTCATTATCATCTCATTTGCGTCCTCCTGTCTGGCTGTCCAAGTGAGCTCGAGCGTTGCGCAGCATCTCCATGTACAGCCTGTTGTTCTCGCTGCACCATCAACAGACAACACAGTCGTTAGCAAATACCAGGAGTTATATTCGACAatctgtgcttctttttcttggTTGTGTCACACATTGAcacttgttgccaggcagaatAGCTGGATCTGGTGGGGGACTGTCACACATATTGTGTCACTTACTCTGCCACCGAGCGGTCAAACATCAGGTTGCCCATGTCCATGTAGAACTGGGCGTCTGTTCTCAGGGCGGTCCAGTACTCGTTAGCCTGGGGAACAACATCAGTGTGAGAATAGACATCTTTTGTTTACCAGGAACTAGTGGGGGTGTCACCTGCTCCTGGATGGTGTAACCCCACTGGTTCTGAGAATGGTGGGGGTCCCAGTATCCTGATTGTCTTTTCAGACGGATGAAACGCTTTGCTTCCTCCTCTTTCATGAAGGGGGCCGCCAAGACCCCTGAACAcacaataattacattttaaaccagcggcgtccaaagtgcagcccgtggcaaattttaaaaaatagaatctaaatgaataaagtcaaaatattatgagaaaaaagttggaatctaacgagaaaaagtcgtaatgttatgagaagaacatcatGATGTTATACGGGAAAaccatttttagtagcatagagttaaatattaaacaaaaaatgtttggtttttttttttagttgttatatgagaaacaaaacaaaaaaaaaaactaatctttggaaaattacattttcgggaaaagttataaaattTTGGGAATCAAGTCCTAATTagtagaagaaaatttacaaaaagaaggttgaaataatgactaacaatggaaaaaacagctggatTCTCAAAATAGtacgaaaaaaaagttgtattctaacaagaaaaagttgtaattttacgagaataaacacgTTATCATGAGAAAAAATCATGCCGTTTTAGTAGcacggagttgaaatattaaagaaaaaataccgtatttttcaaaagtcgtaatattacaagaaacaaacaaaactaaagtgttgtaattttttggaaaattaggttgcagaaaaagttaatattatgggaattaagtgaaaacatgatgggaataaagtcataacgaGGAGgagaaatgtacaagaagaaagttggacaATTGAAAAAACAACGGGCGAAATGGATAGAACAGATGGGTTTTTACGAGAAtagtcaagtcaaaatattaagattgtattctaaccagaaaaaggtcactattttacgagaataaacttgtaatattattaggaaaaataatgtcattttagtaggataGAGTTGAaacactaaagaaaaaaaattgtcatttatttttaggATTGGgagaaaagttagaatattataggaataaagttataatacttggaaaagaaaatgtacaaagattattaaagaaaaaacttgaaatatttggggaaaaaaaaccctagcaaaaatggaaaaaaaagagcaagttcatactaataataggctttgtcacctacatcacaaagttgagatgcagtttttttcttgaatatatactgtatatacagtatatactgtatatataacttcttagcatatctacatgtgttgctttacaaaacatcaaatttgaaaagttgcatcttttcattctcactggccctcgctggaaaaagtttggacacccctgatttaatcaCATCagttcaacaaaaaatattgtctGGCCTTGAGAAGGATTCATCAAATGGAACACAAAGTGTTACATTTGAATCAACGTGCACTTAGTCGTCACGGATATACATGCAATcaaagatttgtttgtttttaaggaaaAGACATGGACTTGCACTCAACAGCCACACAAGTGGATCAAGCATATTGGCACTGAGTGTAAAAGTAGCATTTAAGTGAAAACACCGTGATTACTGTATTGCTGCAAACGATTGGACTTACCGGTCAGAAGAGCCA of the Dunckerocampus dactyliophorus isolate RoL2022-P2 chromosome 11, RoL_Ddac_1.1, whole genome shotgun sequence genome contains:
- the LOC129189871 gene encoding uncharacterized protein C3orf85-like — protein: MKCVILLALLTGVLAAPFMKEEEAKRFIRLKRQSGYWDPHHSQNQWGYTIQEQANEYWTALRTDAQFYMDMGNLMFDRSVADENNRLYMEMLRNARAHLDSQTGGRK